CGTGGCCGCTCGGCCCCGACGGCTCCAGCACCAGTACATGTCCCGACTGGTCCTCGCCGGTCAGTCCGGTCAGCCAGGCATACGCGCTGTGCGGGCGGAACCGGTAGTCGCAGTCGTTGGAGCGGACCTTGAGCCCACCCGCGGGAATCAGCAGTCGCTCGCCCGGAAAGCGGGCGGACAGCCGGGCACGGCGGGAGGGGGTGAACCGGGCGGCGGGCAGTAGGAGTTCGCCGGACAGCGGGCCGGCGGCCCAGTCATGGGTCATGAAGGCCTGGAACTCTGCGGAAGGCGTCAGGTCGTGGCTTCCGGTGCGGAGCGCCTGTTCGGTCATCGGATTCGTCTCCCTGGGACAAGGTTCCGGAGAAGTGGGGTGTGCACAGGGGTTGTCAGTGCAATTTCACATTACTACGTTACGCATCACATGGCGGTAGGCGGGTCTCTCTCCTCAACTACCGCCTGTGACACGGCACTTCATCCCCAAACCCCCCTCAGGAGACATCGGTGTCTCGATACAGAAATGCACCCAGACCTCTGCTGGCCGCAGTGATAACGGCCGCAGCGCTGCTGGCTCCCCTCGCACCGCTCGGCCAGGCATCGGCGGCGCCCGCGCAGCCGGAGCGGGCAGCCGCTCCCGCCGGGGCCGTCGAGCGCCACAGCCCGCAGGACGAGGTGGAACGCCTCGCCGGCGCACCCAGGTTCACGACCCGTACCGCGCCCGCGCCCGGCGGGCTGCCGCAGGGCCGTGTCCCCGGCGCCAGTGCGGCAGGCAGGGCCAAGACGGCAGCCGGCGCTCTCGTGGCGCCGTGCACACTGGACGGCATCACCCGTCTGAGCCCGGAGCAGTTCGCGGACTTCCTCGCCGATCCGGCCGTCACCGCCGACGGCTGTCTGCGTGACGTCATCTGGACCTGGGACGCCCGCCTCGCCCCCGTCATGTCCGATGCCCACGTCCAGGCCGTCTCCCGGCGCATCTCCACGCTCTCCCCGGCCCACGACGGGAAGAACGGCAGTCATTTGTTGGAGATGCTCACCTACCTCCACGCCGTGGTGTACCACGACTTCTCACGGGGCGAGATCGACGTCACCGACGCGCCCACCACCGAGGCCATGCGCCGTGCCATCAACGCCTTCGGGACAGCGGCTCGCTCCTTCACCGTGACACGCACCAACGCCGAAACCCTGCGCGAAGGTCTCTACGCGGGCAGCGGCCCCGGGCTGCGCCAATCCCAGCTCGGCCTGATCCAGAAGGTGCTGGCCACCATGGACCGGTACCACACCACCACCTACAAGGACCCCGCCTGGGGCGGCGCCGCGCTCGCCGGGCTCTCCGTCAACTACCTGGGCATCTACCCCGGGAACAACGACACCTCCTTCCGCGCGCTGGTCGCCCGGAACTCGACCTACCGCGACGCCTTCAAGAAGTTCGCCGGCCACACCCATCTCAAGGGCACGCCGAACGAGTGGGTGGTGCGGGACGCGCTCGGGGAGTACGGGCGCTTCGGCCAGGTCGAGGCACTGAGGACCGAGACCGTCTCCGGCCTGGGTGCACTGGTGCCACTCACCACGCGCAACTTCGGCGAGGGCAGCCAGCCGTGGGCCAAGGTGGCCGGCTGGCTCAACTTCTACGAGGCGTGCAAGCCGTACGGGGTGTGCAAGGACGACATCGAGCGCCGCATCTTCCCGTACACCTACAGCTACGACAACGGCGCCATGGAGGTCCGCACCGGGCTGGACCGGGCCACCGTCGACCAGCTCTACTACGCGAGCAAGCAGGTCAAGGCGCAGTTCCACCGCGTGCTCGGCACCGACGCGCCGCTGGCCGGTGACACCAACACCTCGCTGAACATCGTGCTCTACGCCTCACGCGCCGACTACGAGACGTACCACCCGCTGCTCACCGGGATGGGTACCAACAACGGCGGCGTCTACATCGAGCGCGGCGCGACCTTCTACACCTACCAGCGGCGTGTTCCGCAGGACTCCTCACTCACGCTCGAGGAGCTCTTCCGTCACGAGTACACGCACTACCTCAACGGCCGCTGGGCGGTGCCCGGTTACTTCGGTGAGGGTCCGTGGTACCAGGACGACCGCACGACCGCGATGGACGAAGGCACGGCCGAGTTCTTCGACGGCGCCACCCGTGACGACGGCATCGCCGTGCGCAAGTCACTGGTGCAGGGCGTCATCGAGGACACGGCGGGCGGCGGGCCGCGCATGACCGTACGGCAGTTGCTGCACGCCACCTACGACGGCGACGGCTTCCGCTTCTACGACTATGCGGGCACATTCTTCGAGTTCCTGTGGACCGAGCGGCCGTCGCTGATCCGCGAGATGTACGGGTACCTGCGCGCCAACGACCCTGCCGGCTTCGACGCCTGGCGGAACCGGCTGGGCGCGGACGCGGCTCTGCAGCGGGCGTACGACAGCTTCCTGGACGCACGGATCGCCCAGGTCGACGAGCTCTTCGTGCCGAACACCACATTCAATCCGAACGACCGGCTGAGGGACTCGTCGGCCGAAGCCGTCCGCGCTTCCTTCGCCGGCGCCACCCAGCTCAGCCCCGCCTGCGTGACCGCACCGGATCCGACGAGGCACCGCTTCGTCTGCACCGGACGGATCACCGCGAACCTCACCGACTCCTCGAGCCCCGACCGCGTCTTCAAGGACATGTCCGAAACGGTCGACTACTTCATCCTGGACCGGACTCGCCCAGCGTCCACCAACCTGGCCGACATGAACTGCCACTTCGGCAAGGTCGACCTCTGGACGGACGGCCGCGCCGGCAGCGCCGACTACTCCTGCGACGGACCGCTGCGCAGCTGACGGAATGAGCCCCTGGGCCGTACGGCGGCACAACTGCCGTACGACCCAGGAGTGGTCCGCTGTGCGCCCAGCGGGGGCGAGCAGCGGTGTCAGGCGTCCAGGGCCG
This portion of the Streptomyces sp. NBC_01750 genome encodes:
- a CDS encoding collagenase, whose translation is MITAAALLAPLAPLGQASAAPAQPERAAAPAGAVERHSPQDEVERLAGAPRFTTRTAPAPGGLPQGRVPGASAAGRAKTAAGALVAPCTLDGITRLSPEQFADFLADPAVTADGCLRDVIWTWDARLAPVMSDAHVQAVSRRISTLSPAHDGKNGSHLLEMLTYLHAVVYHDFSRGEIDVTDAPTTEAMRRAINAFGTAARSFTVTRTNAETLREGLYAGSGPGLRQSQLGLIQKVLATMDRYHTTTYKDPAWGGAALAGLSVNYLGIYPGNNDTSFRALVARNSTYRDAFKKFAGHTHLKGTPNEWVVRDALGEYGRFGQVEALRTETVSGLGALVPLTTRNFGEGSQPWAKVAGWLNFYEACKPYGVCKDDIERRIFPYTYSYDNGAMEVRTGLDRATVDQLYYASKQVKAQFHRVLGTDAPLAGDTNTSLNIVLYASRADYETYHPLLTGMGTNNGGVYIERGATFYTYQRRVPQDSSLTLEELFRHEYTHYLNGRWAVPGYFGEGPWYQDDRTTAMDEGTAEFFDGATRDDGIAVRKSLVQGVIEDTAGGGPRMTVRQLLHATYDGDGFRFYDYAGTFFEFLWTERPSLIREMYGYLRANDPAGFDAWRNRLGADAALQRAYDSFLDARIAQVDELFVPNTTFNPNDRLRDSSAEAVRASFAGATQLSPACVTAPDPTRHRFVCTGRITANLTDSSSPDRVFKDMSETVDYFILDRTRPASTNLADMNCHFGKVDLWTDGRAGSADYSCDGPLRS